In Candidatus Dormiibacterota bacterium, a single window of DNA contains:
- a CDS encoding NAD(P)-binding domain-containing protein, which yields MMPDQKRFEVVVIGAGQGGLATSYHLTQQGVEHVVLEQNRVGESWRSQRWDSFCLVTPNWTLQLPGFSYQGADPDGFMGRDELVAYFDGYVQSFEPPIRTDVRVTSVEQTAGRFRVMAGESAIEAGAVVVATGSYRRPKRPALSSRIPADLFQIHSSQYKNPAQLPDGAALVVGTGQSGAQIAEELHESGRTLFVSVSSCPRVPRRYRGKDAVWWGKMGGLYERTVDSLKSPAEKSACHPQASGRRGGHDIYLRQLALEGVTLLGRVQAADHGRLTLAPDLRENLRKADEFAENILKQLDEAVAKMGMPLPEDQNPRGIGASVPHEDDPIRQLDLKAAGITSIIWATGYQTDFSFVQAPVFDDAGQPRQRQGVTAVPGLFFVGLEWLHKPKSGLLLGVGEDAEHITSVIVGETRSESKKAEASI from the coding sequence ATGATGCCAGACCAGAAACGGTTTGAGGTCGTCGTGATCGGGGCAGGACAGGGCGGGCTCGCGACCAGCTATCACCTCACGCAGCAGGGCGTCGAGCACGTGGTCCTCGAACAGAATCGTGTGGGCGAGTCCTGGCGGAGCCAGCGGTGGGATTCCTTCTGCCTGGTCACGCCGAACTGGACGCTCCAGCTTCCCGGGTTTTCCTACCAGGGCGCTGATCCGGATGGCTTTATGGGGCGCGATGAGCTCGTCGCCTATTTCGACGGCTACGTGCAGTCGTTCGAGCCGCCCATCCGGACCGACGTGAGGGTGACCTCGGTGGAGCAGACAGCCGGCCGCTTTCGGGTAATGGCGGGCGAATCGGCGATCGAGGCCGGTGCGGTGGTGGTGGCAACCGGATCGTACCGGCGACCGAAACGGCCAGCCCTTTCGAGCCGCATCCCCGCCGACCTCTTCCAGATTCACTCCAGTCAGTACAAGAACCCCGCACAGCTACCGGATGGGGCGGCGCTCGTGGTCGGCACCGGACAGTCCGGTGCCCAGATCGCGGAAGAGCTGCATGAATCAGGCCGGACGCTGTTCGTTTCGGTGAGCAGCTGTCCACGAGTCCCGCGGCGCTATCGCGGAAAGGATGCCGTGTGGTGGGGCAAGATGGGCGGCCTTTACGAGCGGACGGTCGACAGCCTGAAGTCGCCGGCGGAAAAGTCGGCCTGTCATCCGCAGGCCTCTGGGCGCCGGGGCGGCCATGACATCTACCTTCGCCAGCTGGCGCTAGAGGGCGTCACGCTGCTGGGTCGTGTCCAGGCCGCCGATCATGGACGCCTCACGCTCGCTCCCGACCTGAGGGAAAACCTTCGTAAGGCGGACGAGTTCGCCGAGAACATTCTCAAGCAACTGGATGAGGCGGTGGCGAAGATGGGAATGCCGCTGCCCGAGGATCAGAACCCGCGCGGGATCGGAGCGAGCGTGCCGCACGAAGACGATCCGATCCGCCAGCTGGACCTGAAGGCCGCCGGCATCACGAGCATCATCTGGGCGACCGGCTACCAGACCGATTTCTCGTTCGTCCAGGCGCCAGTCTTCGACGACGCCGGTCAACCGCGTCAGCGCCAGGGCGTTACCGCGGTCCCAGGCCTCTTTTTCGTCGGACTGGAGTGGCTGCACAAGCCGAAGTCGGGACTCCTGCTCGGCGTCGGGGAGGATGCCGAGCACATCACCTCAGTGATCGTTGGCGAGACTCGGTCGGAATCAAAAAAAGCGGAGGCATCGATATGA
- a CDS encoding AraC family transcriptional regulator encodes MSQMVGDVDADSLERSSSRRADSIRFGPKAYGVERAEVYLSTCAFSPHRHDTYAIGVTTAGVQTFGYRGSRCVCLPGQLHVLHPDEAHDGAAGTEDGFSYRILYIAPELIRGALAGRALPFVADPVQEPTSAVRPIASLLADIDDPISELSCAEIAVAVADCLLSLSGRPDRRRATIDLRAVELVRDYLTGHAREQTPASILEEIAGTDRFTIARHFRWAFGTSPDRYRTLRRLALAQAAIASGQSLAQVAAEVGFADQSHMTRQFKRTYGLTPARWMTLTAASSPERPATRG; translated from the coding sequence ATGTCCCAGATGGTAGGAGACGTCGACGCCGACAGTCTTGAACGATCCTCGAGCCGACGGGCGGACTCGATCAGGTTCGGACCGAAGGCGTATGGCGTCGAGCGCGCCGAGGTCTACCTCTCCACATGCGCGTTCTCGCCGCACCGGCACGACACCTATGCGATCGGCGTCACCACCGCCGGCGTGCAGACCTTTGGCTACCGCGGCTCGCGCTGTGTCTGCCTACCCGGTCAGCTGCACGTCCTGCATCCCGACGAGGCGCACGATGGTGCCGCGGGAACCGAAGACGGCTTCAGCTACCGGATCCTCTACATCGCGCCCGAGCTCATCCGGGGCGCCCTCGCTGGTCGGGCGCTACCATTTGTCGCCGATCCCGTCCAGGAGCCGACTTCGGCAGTTAGGCCGATCGCTTCCCTACTTGCCGACATCGATGACCCAATCAGCGAGCTCAGCTGCGCCGAGATCGCCGTCGCGGTCGCCGACTGCCTGCTGTCGCTCAGCGGCCGCCCCGACCGCCGCCGAGCCACGATCGACCTCAGGGCAGTTGAGCTCGTGCGCGACTATCTCACCGGTCACGCGCGCGAGCAGACGCCGGCCTCGATCCTCGAAGAGATCGCGGGCACCGACCGCTTCACCATCGCTCGCCACTTCCGCTGGGCGTTCGGGACGAGCCCCGACCGGTACCGGACGCTGCGCCGCCTGGCGCTGGCGCAGGCCGCGATCGCAAGCGGGCAGTCACTCGCGCAAGTCGCTGCCGAGGTCGGCTTCGCTGACCAGAGCCACATGACACGCCAGTTCAAGCGGACATACGGCCTGACACCGGCCCGTTGGATGACCCTCACAGCCGCGTCATCGCCAGAGCGTCCCGCGACCAGAGGCTAA
- a CDS encoding LysE family transporter, which produces MPEALLFPAIRWGSVGPLLLISLAIMGSPGPATISLIAAGSVNGVRRSLPYLAGIIVGTTIVLVAVATGITAALLAVPAIGSILIGISAAYILWLAYHIATAPPLSKPTGAPNAFSLMGGALLGIANPKAWVAIAAVFASAHLADSPTTDAAAKIAVLTVMIIVICTTWLFAGTSIAPVLRDPRRARVVNAALAVGLVAATALAVFH; this is translated from the coding sequence GTGCCTGAGGCGCTTCTGTTCCCGGCGATTCGCTGGGGATCGGTCGGACCGCTCCTGCTCATCTCGCTGGCGATCATGGGCAGCCCGGGCCCGGCGACGATCAGCCTCATCGCCGCGGGCTCGGTCAACGGTGTGCGTCGTTCTCTCCCGTATCTGGCCGGGATCATCGTCGGCACGACGATCGTCCTCGTCGCGGTCGCGACAGGGATCACGGCCGCGCTCCTGGCGGTCCCCGCGATCGGCTCCATCCTGATCGGGATATCAGCGGCGTACATCCTTTGGCTCGCGTATCACATCGCGACCGCGCCTCCGCTCTCGAAGCCGACCGGAGCCCCGAATGCCTTCTCGCTCATGGGCGGAGCACTCCTCGGCATTGCCAACCCGAAGGCCTGGGTCGCGATCGCCGCGGTCTTCGCCAGCGCCCACCTCGCCGATTCCCCGACAACGGACGCCGCCGCCAAGATCGCGGTGCTGACTGTGATGATCATCGTGATCTGCACGACGTGGCTGTTCGCAGGCACATCAATCGCGCCGGTTCTTCGCGATCCACGGCGAGCCCGCGTCGTCAACGCCGCGCTCGCTGTGGGGCTCGTCGCCGCGACCGCGCTCGCAGTGTTTCACTGA